A DNA window from Arachis hypogaea cultivar Tifrunner chromosome 18, arahy.Tifrunner.gnm2.J5K5, whole genome shotgun sequence contains the following coding sequences:
- the LOC112770898 gene encoding BES1/BZR1 homolog protein 4 isoform X1 → MTGARQPTWKERENNKRRERRRRAIAAKIFAGLRMYGNYMLPKHCDNNEVLKALCNEAGWTVEPDGTTYRKGCKPVERLEVGGSAVATPCSSFHPSPCASYNPSPGSSSFPSPRSSPFATNANADPNSLIPWLKNLSSGSSSATSSRIHQIFIHNGSISAPVTPPLSSPSARAEWEDQPANPMVGVQQYSFMPSSTPPSPGRQVVDQDLFGKIRAPQGDGTTSPTFSLVSSNPFGVKEETLGGSSSCNWTPIPSGTCSPVVAASSDHTTDILMAEAASDEFAFGSTKKGFVNAWQGERIVIGSDDLELTLGSSKTRQTSA, encoded by the exons ATGACGGGGGCGAGGCAGCCTACTTGGAAGGAGAGGGAGAACAACAAGCGGAGGGAGCGGCGGCGGAGGGCGATCGCCGCCAAGATCTTCGCCGGGCTGAGAATGTACGGAAACTACATGCTCCCGAAGCACTGCGACAACAACGAAGTTCTTAAGGCGCTGTGCAACGAAGCCGGTTGGACCGTTGAACCTGACGGCACCACGTATCGGAAG GGATGCAAACCTGTTGAACGCTTGGAAGTTGGTGGTTCTGCAGTGGCAACCCCATGTTCATCTTTCCATCCAAGTCCCTGTGCTTCCTATAATCCAAGCCCAGGATCTTCTTCGTTCCCTAGCCCGCGCTCATCTCCCTTTGCCACAAATGCCAATGCTGATCCAAATTCACTCATTCCATGGCTCAAGAACCTCTCATCTGGATCATCGTCAGCTACCTCTTCAAGGATTCACCAAATATTCATTCATAATGGCTCAATTAGTGCTCCTGTCACTCCTCCACTGAGCTCTCCATCTGCGCGAGCTGAATGGGAAGACCAGCCCGCCAATCCCATGGTGGGTGTACAGCAGTACTCTTTCATGCCTTCCTCCACTCCTCCAAGCCCTGGACGCCAAGTTGTTGACCAAGATTTGTTCGGCAAGATTAGGGCTCCACAGGGTGATGGGACAACTTCTCCAACCTTCAGCCTGGTCTCCTCAAACCCATTTGGCGTCAAGGAGGAGACTCTTGGTGGCAGCAGCTCCTGCAACTGGACGCCAATTCCTAGTGGTACTTGTTCTCCTGTTGTCGCCGCAAGCTCTGATCACACAACAGATATTCTGATGGCTGAAGCTGCTTCAGATGAGTTTGCCTTTGGAAGCACCAAAAAAGGTTTTGTGAATGCCTGGCAAGGAGAGAGGATCGTTATTGGGTCAGATGACCTTGAGCTCACCCTCGGGAGCTCAAAAACCAG GCAAACTTCTGCATGA
- the LOC112770898 gene encoding BES1/BZR1 homolog protein 4 isoform X2 — protein MTGARQPTWKERENNKRRERRRRAIAAKIFAGLRMYGNYMLPKHCDNNEVLKALCNEAGWTVEPDGTTYRKGCKPVERLEVGGSAVATPCSSFHPSPCASYNPSPGSSSFPSPRSSPFATNANADPNSLIPWLKNLSSGSSSATSSRIHQIFIHNGSISAPVTPPLSSPSARAEWEDQPANPMVGVQQYSFMPSSTPPSPGRQVVDQDLFGKIRAPQGDGTTSPTFSLVSSNPFGVKEETLGGSSSCNWTPIPSGTCSPVVAASSDHTTDILMAEAASDEFAFGSTKKGFVNAWQGERIVIGSDDLELTLGSSKTR, from the exons ATGACGGGGGCGAGGCAGCCTACTTGGAAGGAGAGGGAGAACAACAAGCGGAGGGAGCGGCGGCGGAGGGCGATCGCCGCCAAGATCTTCGCCGGGCTGAGAATGTACGGAAACTACATGCTCCCGAAGCACTGCGACAACAACGAAGTTCTTAAGGCGCTGTGCAACGAAGCCGGTTGGACCGTTGAACCTGACGGCACCACGTATCGGAAG GGATGCAAACCTGTTGAACGCTTGGAAGTTGGTGGTTCTGCAGTGGCAACCCCATGTTCATCTTTCCATCCAAGTCCCTGTGCTTCCTATAATCCAAGCCCAGGATCTTCTTCGTTCCCTAGCCCGCGCTCATCTCCCTTTGCCACAAATGCCAATGCTGATCCAAATTCACTCATTCCATGGCTCAAGAACCTCTCATCTGGATCATCGTCAGCTACCTCTTCAAGGATTCACCAAATATTCATTCATAATGGCTCAATTAGTGCTCCTGTCACTCCTCCACTGAGCTCTCCATCTGCGCGAGCTGAATGGGAAGACCAGCCCGCCAATCCCATGGTGGGTGTACAGCAGTACTCTTTCATGCCTTCCTCCACTCCTCCAAGCCCTGGACGCCAAGTTGTTGACCAAGATTTGTTCGGCAAGATTAGGGCTCCACAGGGTGATGGGACAACTTCTCCAACCTTCAGCCTGGTCTCCTCAAACCCATTTGGCGTCAAGGAGGAGACTCTTGGTGGCAGCAGCTCCTGCAACTGGACGCCAATTCCTAGTGGTACTTGTTCTCCTGTTGTCGCCGCAAGCTCTGATCACACAACAGATATTCTGATGGCTGAAGCTGCTTCAGATGAGTTTGCCTTTGGAAGCACCAAAAAAGGTTTTGTGAATGCCTGGCAAGGAGAGAGGATCGTTATTGGGTCAGATGACCTTGAGCTCACCCTCGGGAGCTCAAAAACCAGGTAG